GGGTTCTGCACCAGCAGCAGCGACAGGTAATTGACCTTCGCGCCGCGCAGGCTGGCCACGTCATGGACGACGCGCTGTGCGGGCGCTCCCACCTTCTCGACGAAGCAGCTGCTGGCGAGCAGGCCGCGGCGTTCGAGCAGGTCGAGCACCTCGTCGAGCAGTGGCTTCACCTTCATCAGCACCAGGGTGTCGAACTCGTCGAGCAGGTGGTCGATGACGGCGGTGCCGTAGGCGGCGGGGATCACCGCCATCGTCTCGTCCTCTTCCGCCAGTGCGAGGTCGGCCACGGCCGCGGCGGCAGCGAAGGAGCTGACGCCGGGGATGGTCTCGACCTCGACCTCGGGTGCCAGCTCGCGCACGGCGCGGGCCAGGTGGCGGAAGGTGGAGTAGGTGGACGCGTCGCCTTCCACCAGGAAGGCGAGGTCGCGGCCTTCGGCCAGCAACTGCAGCGTCTGCGCCGCGGCGCGTGCCCAGGCCCTGGCGAGCGCGATCGCGTCGCGCGTCATCGGGAACACCAGTTCGACGGCGTCGTCCGGAACCGCCAGTCCGCCACGGCGGGCGATGTCCAGTGCGTAGGAGGA
This genomic stretch from Thauera sp. GDN1 harbors:
- the cobI gene encoding precorrin-2 C(20)-methyltransferase, with protein sequence MNAPTLTPHRFGRLIGVSLGPGDPDLITRRGWTALQSGARWAYPVKRAAESSYALDIARRGGLAVPDDAVELVFPMTRDAIALARAWARAAAQTLQLLAEGRDLAFLVEGDASTYSTFRHLARAVRELAPEVEVETIPGVSSFAAAAAVADLALAEEDETMAVIPAAYGTAVIDHLLDEFDTLVLMKVKPLLDEVLDLLERRGLLASSCFVEKVGAPAQRVVHDVASLRGAKVNYLSLLLVQNPKRQRGELRRGCRKRAVQAEPHAPASSGTPAHAVEQAVRPATAAIS